In Leifsonia sp. PS1209, the genomic stretch ACGGGGTGTCGAATCCGGCCACCCGCAGCACGGGGGACTCGAGGGAGTAGAACGCCTTCTCGGTGACGGTCGCGGCGATCTCCGAGCCGACGCTGACGTTGCCGGGCGCCTCCTGGGCGACCACGAGCCTGCCGGTCTTCCGCACGGACTCCACGATCGGCGTGTAGTCGATCGGCGAGAGCGAGCGCACGTCGATGACCTCGATGCTGCGGCCCTCCTCGGCGGCGAGCTCTGCAGCGCGCAACGCGACACTGACCATCCCGGCCCACGCCACGACGGTGGCGTCCGTGCCGGTGCGGACGACGCGGCTGGCGTGCAGCGGCGTCTCGTTCTCGGCCAGGTCGACCTCGCCCTTGGGCCAGTAGCGGCTCATCGGCTCGAAGAAGAGCACGGGGTCGTTCGACTGGATGGCCTCCTGGATCATCCAGTACGCGTCGTGCGGGGTCGACGGTGCGACGATGCGCAGACCTGCCGTGTGCGCGAAGTACGCCTCGGGGGCTTCCTGGTGGTGCTCGACAGCGCCGATGTGACCGCCGTGCGGCACCCGGATGACGATCGGCATGCTGATCTTGCCGTCGTGCCGGTTGGTGAGCTTGGCCAGCTGGGTGGTGATCTGGTCGAAGCCGGGGAAGATGAAGCCGTTGAACTGGATCTCCAGCACGGGACGGTACCCGCGCATCGCGAGACCGATGGCCGTTCCGACGATGCCCGCTTCGGCGAGAGGGGTGTCGATGACGCGCTGCGGACCGAACTCCTTCTGCAGACCCTCCGTCACGCGGAAGACACCGCCGAGCGGGCCGACGTCCTCACCCAGGATGAGCACGCGGTCGTCGTCGGCGAGCGCCTTCCTCAGTCCGGCGTTGAGCGCCTTGACCATCGGCAGCGACTGGATGCGCGGCTCCGGCTCGGCGGGCGCGGCAGGCTGAGCGGGCTCTGCTGCTTCGGCGGGCTCGGACGACTCCGACGACTCTGCGGCCTCGGCCTGCTCGCCATCCTCGGCGCGCGCATCCTGAGCCGTCTCCGTGCCCGTGGGGGTGGGAGCCGCGTCCTCGATTGTGAACTCGCGCGACCACTCCTGCTCGGCGACGTGCTCTTCGAGCACGATGGAGCCCGGCTCGCTCTCGATGATCTCAACCACGTCGATGGCCTGGGTGTCCTCGCCGACCGGTGCGTCGGAGTGCTCCGGCGTCTCCACCAGTTCAGCCTCGACGATCTCGCCCTCCGTCTCGGGCGCTTCGCTTCTCACGTCGCTCATGCGTCACCTCCGAACGATGCTTCGTAATCGGTGAGCCACTGCTTCTGCTCGTCCATCAGCGGGTGCGGCTCACTGTAGACGTTGTCGAACATCGACGCGATGGGCGGCACCTCCAGTTCGAGGGTGCGCCTGCGGACGTCGGCGGCCAGGTCGGCCCCCTCCTCGTCCGCACTGTCGAAGAACGCCTGACCGACGCCCTGCTGTTCGAGGAACGTCCTGAACCGCACGATCGGATCGCGCTCGCCCCAGTACGCCGTCTCTTCGTCCGTGCGGTACTTGCTCGGGTCGTCGCTGGAGGTGTGGGCGCCCATCCGGTACGTGAGGGCTTCGATCATGCTCGGGCCTTCGCCGTTGCGGGCGTCGTCGAGGTGCTTTGCGGTGACCGCGTACGAGGCGAGCACGTCGTTTCCGTCGATCTGAACGCCGGGGATGCCGAATCCGCTGGATCGCAGGTAGAGCGGCGATCGCGACTGGGTGGTGACGGGCACCGAGATGGCCCACTGGTTGTTCTGCAGGAAGAAGACCTGCGGGGTCTGGTAGCTGGCGGCGAAGACGAACGCCTCGCTCACGTCGCCCTGGCTGGTGGCGCCGTCGCCGAAGTAGACGATGGCGGCCTCGTCGGTCTCCGGGTTGCCCGTGCCGACCTTGCCGTCGAACTTGATGCCCATCGCGTATCCGGTGGCGTGCAGCGTGTGCGAGCCGATCACCAGCGTGTAGAGGTGGAAGTTCTGCACAGCGGGGTCCGTCGGGTCCCAGCCGCCGTGCGTCGTGCCGCGGAGGAGCCCCATGATGCCGACGGGGTCGATGCCGCGGATCATGCCGACGACGTGCTCGCGGTAGGAGGGGAAGAGGTGGTCCTGCGGGCGGGCGGCATGGGCCGAGCCCACCTGCGCACCCTCCTGGCCCATGCTCGGCACCCAGAGTCCGAGCTGGCCCTGGCGCTGCAGGTTCGCGGCTTCGTGGTCGAAGGCGCGGACCTTGACCATGTCGCGGTACAGCCGCCGGTAGTCGTCCTCGTCCAGTCGTTCGAGGTAGGGCAGGTATTCCGCTGCGAGTTCGCTGGGCTGGAAACGGCCGTCTGCTGTCAGCAGCTGGACCGTGTTCGCCGGGCGCGGGGTATCGTTCGTGGCAACCACCTGTCTAACCTAACCGCTTGGCGGGGTGCCCATTTGGTAGGTTCCGCACAATATCTGCGGCCACCTCAAGGAGTTTGTCCACAGACTCCTGCTCCCCGACACTGATCCGGATGCCCTCGGGCACGAACGCGCGGACCGTCAGTCCCGCGTCGAAGAACGCGTCGTTCGCCTCGGCGGTCTGGTCGCCGGTGGCGAGCCAGACGAAGTTGCCCTGCGCCTCCGGCACCGCCCAGCCCTGCGCGATCAGCGCATCCCGCAGCTGGTCGCGGCGCATCGCGATGCGGGCGACGCGCTCCATCAGCTCGTCCTCCGCCTCGATCGAGGCGAGCGCGGCGATGCGCGCGGCGTCGGTGACGGACAGCGGGATCGCCGCAGAGCGGGCGGCGTCGAGCACGTGCGCCGGACCGACCGCGTATCCGATCCGCAGCGCGGCCAGACCGTAGGCCTTGGAGAAGGTGCGCAGCACCACGAGGTTGGGATATCGGCCGAGAAGGGGGATGCCGTCGACGGCGTCGTCGTCGGTGACGAACTCGTAGTACGCCTCGTCGAGGAGCACCAGCAGGTCGGAGGGCACGGCGGCCATGAAGCGCTCGAAGTCCGCCGCCGTGACGATCGTGCCCGTCGGGTTGTTCGGGGTGCAGACGATGACGGCCCGGGTGCGGTCGGTGATGGCCGCCGCCAGGGCATCCAGGTCGTGACTGCCGTCCGCGCGATTCGGGACCTGCACGCTGGTCGCGCCGGCGACCGTCACGAGCCCGGGGTACGCCTCGAACGAGCGCCACGAATAGACGACCTCGTCGCCGACGCCCGCCGCGGCGGAGATGAACTGCGAGAGCAGGGAGACGGAGCCGTTTCCGAGGTGCACCTGCTCGACGTCGACGCCGTGCCGGTCGGCGAGACGCTGCCGAAGGTCGCCGCCGCCCGCGTTCGGGTAGCGGTTGAGGTCGCTGAGGACGCGGGTGACCGCATCCACCACCGACGGAAGGGGAGGGAACGGGTTCTCGTTGCTGGACAGCTTGAAGCCGTCGGCCGGGGCCGGCCTTCCCTGCTTGTATGCGGGGACAGCCACGATCTCGGGGCGCAGCCTCACGCCACGGGTGTGTTCGGTACTCACGCCCCTAACTTACCCGCGGCCGCATACTGCCGCGGGAATTCTCGCTCCACCCCTCGCTTCCTGGATGCGCCACCTGGGATCATGGACGCATGAGATTCCTCGTCAAGCTCATCATCAACGCTCTCGCACTCTGGTTCACGACCCTCATCGTGTCCGGCGTCACCGTCCGCCCATACGCAGAGGGCACGCTGCCGACGATCCTCACCTATCTGCTGATCGCGCTGATCTTCGGTGTGGTCAACGCGATCGTCGGCACGGCCATCCGGGTCGTCGCGTTCCCGATCTACATCCTGACGCTCGGGCTCATCTCGTTCATCGTGAACGGGCTGCTCCTGCTGCTCGTGGCGTGGATCAGCGGACTGATGGGCTTCGGGCTCTACATCGCGGGCTTCTGGTGGGGTGTGCTCGGCGCCCTGGTGCTCGCGCTCATCGCCTGGCTCATGGGCCTGATCCTGCGCCCGCTCACGCGACGCTGACAGCGTGGATGCGGGAGAATAGGTCAGACCCCACCACGCAAGGAGACCCATGACCGCGCTGCCTCCCCAGCCGCTGAGCCCACTCGACGGCCGTTACCGCTCGGCGGTGCTCGGCCTCGGCGACCACCTCTCGGAGGCCGGCCTCAACCGGGCCCGCGTCCAGGTCGAGGTCGAATGGCTCATCTACCTGACGAGCCACCGGATGTTCGGGTCCACCCCGCTCACGGAGGAGCAGGTGCGCTCGCTGCGCGCGCTCGTCGACGACTTCGGCCAGCCGGAGATCGACAGGCTCGCGGAGCTCGAAGCCACCACCAAGCACGACGTGAAGGCAGTGGAGTACCTGGTGCGCGAGCGCCTGCACGCTCTCGGGCTCGACAGCATCGCCGAGCTGACCCACTTCGCGGCCACCAGCGAGGACATCAACAACCTCTCCTATGCGCTCACGGTGAGCGCGGCCGTGAACGAGGTGTGGCTGCCCAAGCTGCGCGCCGTGATCGGCGAGCTGCGCGCACAGGCGTTCGAGTACCGCGACGACGCCATGCTGGCGCGTACGCACGGTCAGCCGGCGACGCCGACGACGATGGGCAAAGAGCTCGCCGTCTTCGTCTACCGCCTCGAGCGCATCGCGAAGCAGATCGACCACAACGAATACCTCGGCAAGTTCAGCGGCGCGACCGGCACCTTCGCCGCGCACCTCGTTGCGGATGCGGACGCCGACTGGCCGCGCATCTCGGAGGAGTTCGTCACCAGTCTCGGGCTCGACTGGAACCCGCTGACCACGCAGATCGAGTCGCACGACTGGCAGGCGGAGCTGTACGCGAAGATCTCGCACGCCAACCGGGTGCTGCACAACCTGGCGACGGACATCTGGACGTACATCTCGCTCGGCTACTTCCGGCAGACGCCGGAGCCCGGCGCGACCGGCTCGTCGACGATGCCGCACAAGGTCAACCCGATCCGGTTCGAGAACGCGGAGGCCAACCTCGAACTGAGCTCGGCCGTGCTCGACTCGCTCGCTGCGACACTGGTGACCAGCCGCCTGCAGCGCGACCTCACCGACTCCACCACGCAGCGCAACATCGGCGTGGGCCTCGGGCACTCCCTGCTGGCCCTGGACAACATCCAGCGCGGCCTCGGTCAGATCGCCCTCGACCGCGACCTGCTTGCGGCCGACCTCGACGCCAACTGGGAGGTGCTCGCAGAGGCGATCCAGACGGTCATCCGCGCCGAGGTCACGGCGGGGCGGTCGCAGATCACCGACCCGTACGCGATGCTCAAGGAACTCACCCGCGGCAAGCGCGTCGACCACCAGGGCCTCACCGACTTCGTCAACACCCTCGACATCGGCCAGGCCGCCAAGAACCGTCTGCTCGCGCTCACGCCGCACACGTACACGGGCCTCGCCTCGGCTCTCGTCGACCGGCTCTGACCCCACAGACAATCGAGTCCGAAGTTACTCACGGTCATGCTCGGCGTGTCGCGTGAAGAGCTTCGGACTCGATTGTTTTGGGGCTAGTGCGCGGAGGGCTTGGGGGACTCGGGAGAGTCGGGGGACTCGCCGTTCTGCTCCTGGAGGTCGTGGACCTCGGCGGCGTTCGGCTTGAAGGCGAGCGCGAAGAGGGCCATCAGGACGAGCGCGACGATGAACGCGATGCCGAAGCTCACGCCGGCGAGCAGGAACTCGCGGGTCGCGATCAGCACGATCAGGCCGACGAAGACGGCGAGCGCCGCCGAGATGCCGAGCAGTTCCGCCGGCAGGAACCGGTCTTTGCGGGTGGGCTGGAGTTTCGAGTCGGAGGTCACGCTCTGGTCTTTCTTGTCACGCTTGGTCACGATCCGTTCCCCGCGTTCTGCTCGGCGGCGACGGCACGGGATGCGCTCCTCAGCGACACGGCGCCGATCCCCTGGAAGACGCCCACGATCACGGCCCACGCCCCGAACAGACCGATCGAGAGCAGCGCATCCACCGGGATGAGCAGGAAGGCGACGGCGAGCACGGCGGTCAGCGCGCCGGTGATGAGCCAGTCGCGGGCGGCCGCATCCCTGCCCCGGTTGCGGATGCCGTTGTAGAGCTCGAGGAAGCCGGTGAGCGCCGCCCACACGGTCACGAGATAGAGGTAGAGGCCGAGGCCGCTGGTCATCAGCGTGAGGGCGAGAACACCGGCGATGACGCCGATGGCGCCCTGCACGATGAAGAGGGTGCGCGTGTTGCCGCGGAGGCCGCTGGTGGCGGTGAGGACCGCTGTGGCGAGTCCGTCGAGGATGGCGAACACCCCGAAGACGATCAGCCCGAACTCGGCGGTGTGCGCATCCCTGGTGAAGGTGATGACGGCGGTCGCCGCGAGCGCGACGACGGCACGGACAGCGGGGACCACCCAGTACCGGTTGGACTTCGGGGCAGGAACAGCGGGTGCCACTCGGCGACCTCTCTCGTACGGGTTTCCCCGCTAGTTTAGTCGCGGTGCGCCTGCGCGTTTGCCGCGTGCGCGCGCGGGCGCTCGGTATGCTCGGGCTGTCTCCTGTCCGAGCACCACCCGACCACGAAGGGCTCCGGATGCGGATCGGTTTCGGAATCGTCCGAGCGGCGATGTGCCTGCTCACCATCGTGGCGATCGTCGCCCAGTTCGCGACGAGTGTGAACTTCATCTCGGGCAAGGGCGGCAACATCGCCGGCTACGTTGTGAACTTCTTCAGCTTCTTCACGATCGACTCGAACATCGGCTACGTCGTGGTGCTGGGCATCGGCGCCGTCTTCCTCTTCACCCGCACCGGCGACGACCCCGGCTGGTTCACCGGGCTGCGGGCGGCGGTGACGACGTACATGGTCACGACCGGCGTGGTCTACAACCTGCTGCTGCGCAACATTCCGCTGCCGCAGGGCCAGACGGTGGAGTGGTCGAACGAGGTGCTGCACGTCGTCGGCCCCGTCTACCTGCTGATCGACTGGCTGTTCGCGCCGGGACGTGCCGCGCTGCGCAACTCGGTCCTGTGGTGGATCGTCGGGTTCCCGATCGTCTGGGCGGTCTACACGCTCATCCGGGCGCCGTTCGGAGCGGACCCGGTGACGGGAAAGCAGCCGTGGTACCCGTACCCGTTCCTCAACCCGCACACCTCGCCGAACGGATACCTGTCTGTCTCGTTCTACGTGCTGCTGATCGCCGCGGTGATCCTGTGCGTCGGGTTCGGGGTGGTGTGGGTGTCGCGGCGGTGGGCGCGGGATGCGCCAACCCGTGGAGGTGTGGCCAGGCCCTCCTAGGCCCGCGCCATCCTGTCCACGCTGTTCGACCAGAAGACCACCCCGGCGACCGCCGTCAGGGCGAGCAGGAACGCGCCGGTCGGCGTGATCGTGTCCGCGATCCTGTGCTGCGCGCAGAGCGCGGAGGCGACCCCCGCGGCGAGCCCGCTGACGGAAACGACGGCGAACGAGTACGAGATGACCCTGGCGGCCCCGTCGAGCAGCATCCCGCGCACGATCAGCGCGATGGCGGCGATCAGCCAGGTGGCCCCGAGCGGGAACGAGATCAGCAGCGCGAGCTCGTCCCGCAGCAGCAGCCCGGGCACCAGGTAGAGCAGCGCGGCGGAGGCGAGCATGGCGAGCCCCAGCCCGACGAACCCGAGGAGCCGGACGCGCTCGGACCGGAACGCCTGGATGGTGCCGACCACAGACGGCCAGGTGAGTGCGAACGAGAACGCCACGACGGCCAGCGCGACCGCGCCGGCGCCCTGGACGAGCGGAAGCAGGTTGACGTTCATACCGATATTCAACGCCGATGGGGATGCGTTCGCATCATTCCGGAGAATGACTCTTTCGCCGCTGCGATAGCACCCGGTCAGGCGGCGAAGTAGTGCCGTTCGGTGGCAGGGCCGTCGCAGTAGCGGAGGGCATCCGCCAACAGCTCGCGATCCCTGCCCGTGAGCCGCTGCGACTGCTGCCGCCGGAACTCGCCCCACGACGGCACGACGAACGCCTCCAGCATCCTGTTCTCGTCCTCCCCGCTGCGGTAGAGCCTCCACCGCGATGCACCTGTCCGGCGGCGCGAGTCCTCGACGTGCTCCATCGCCGCGCGGAACTCCGACGTCTCACCGGCCCGTACCGGGTACGTGACCTCGATGAGCACCGGCCCGTCCGTCGGATCCGGCTCGAACACCAGCATCGGCGTCGCCCAGGTGAGCGAGATGGTGCGGTCGATCTCTCCGGTCCCCGGCAGGAGCGGCAGCAGCCGCACGCTCGCGGCCACGAGTAGGAGCAGCAGCGCGGCGAGGGCGAGCGCGTTCGTGGTGCCGAACAGCTGCGCGATCAGTCCCCAGAGGAACGAGCCGATCGCCATCGTGCCCATGAAGACCAGGATGTAGACGGCGGCGCCGCGCGAGCGCACCCACTGCGGCAGGGTCAGCTGCAGGGCGGCGTTCAGCACCGTGAGGGTCCCGATCCAGGCGAGCCCGGCGAGCACGAGAAGGAGGAGCGTCGGGATGTACGGCAGGTAGGCGGCCGCGACAGTCCCGACGGCGAACAGCACGGCACTGACCGCCACAACCACGTTGTCCGAGAACCGTTTGCGCACCACGGGCAGGGCGAAGATCCCGAGCACAGCGCCCACCCCGAGCGCGCCGAGGAGCAGGCCGTAGCCGCTGGAGTCGAGTTCGAGTCGTTTCGCCGTGACGGGCAGGAGCGCCCACAGAGCACTGGCCGGCGCCGCGAACAGGGCCGACCGCAACAGGATGCGCCGCACCAGGTGGGCGGACGCGACGTACCGCACACCCGCCCGCAGCGCGGGGCCGAACCGCTCCCTGTCGTCGAGTCCGTCCTGCGGCGGCCGCTTCCACCAGACCAGCGCTGCGGCGGCGGCGATGAAACTCAGCGCGTTGATGCCGAACACCACGGGCGCGCCCGTCAGCGACAGGATCGCTCCGGCGAGCGCCGGCCCGACCGCCCTCGCCCCGTTCACCGTCACGCCGCCGAGGGCCGACGACGCCCCGATCTGCTCGCGCGGGACGAGTTCGGGCTGGATGGCCTGCCAGGCGGGCGAGGTGAGTGTGGAAGTGACGCCCAGCAGGAACGTGAAGGCCAGCAGGCTGAGCGGGGTCAGATCGTTCAGCAGCGCGACCACGGTGAGGGCGGCCGCGATGACGACGCTCGCGACCATCCCCCAGATCAGCAGTTTGCGCCGGTCGAGCGAGTCGGCCAGCACTCCCGCGGGCAGCGAGAACAGCATCGCGGGGGCGAGGCTCGCGGTCTGCACGAGGGCGATCACGGTCGCGCCGGCCGCCGCATCCACCAGGAACCACTGGGCGCCGACGGTCTGCATCCAGGTGCCGATGTTGCTGCCGAGCTGCGCGAACCACAGCACGCGGAAGGCCGGGATGGCCATCGGCGCCCACGCGGACACGATGGAGGGGGCGGCAGCGGTCTTCGACATGCTTGCATTATGCGGCGAGCGCGTTACGGCCGTGTGTCCGGAGCATCCCGGACAGTGCCCGCTCAGGCCACAGGGTCGAGCGGGTTGTTGCGTGACACGATCAGCGGGTCGACCGGCGTCGGCGGGAACTGCGGCAGCTGCCGCTCCGGCACCCCGAAGGAGGCCGCCAGCACCTCCCGCGAGAACGCGGACGCTGTGGCCCGGTAACCGACATCGCCGGGCGTCGGCTGGTCGAAGAAGATCAGGAAGTGGATGCCCTCCTCGCCGAGCGCCTCGATGTGGTGCGGGTACGCGCGCGGGATGAAGTACGCGTGCCCCGGTTCCAGCTCGTACGTGTCCAGGCTGCCGTCCGGGTCGAGCACGGTCATCCGCGCGTGGCCGCTCTGCACGTAACCGAGTTCGGCGGTTACCGGGTGCCAGTGCGGTTCGCGCATCCCGGTGCTCGCGACGTTCAGCGAGTACATCGACAGGTCGTCGAGGGCGGCCCAGAACTGCTTGCGACCCAGCCTCGCCGAGCCGTAGTTGTACGACAGCGGCGGGTTCTGCGCTTCGATGTCGAACAGGTGCGCGTTGGGCAGCCCCGCCGAGTCCGGGATGCGCGCCGCGCCTTCGCGCCGCACGATCTGCGCAGCGTCCTGCCGCCCGAACACCTCGAACGCGGAGGCGGGAAGGTCGTAGGTGTTGCCGAGCACCGCATCCGACATGGCGTTGAAGCTGTTCTGCAGTGAGAAGTGCGCCGGCCGGTCGGAGCGCAGCGAGGCGATGATCTCGGCGGTCCCCTCCCCGACATTCTCGATGTGATAGACCGCGCCGGAGGCGACGTGGTACATCTGCCCCGGCTTCACGACGAAGGTGGAGAACTCGTCACCGTCCCCCAGCATCGACACGAGCACCGTGCCGGCCACCACGTATGCGATCTGGTTGGCATTGACGTTCCACTGCGGCTCCCGGATCGCACCCGGCTCGAGCACGATGCGCTTGAGCGACAGGCCGCTCAGGATGGGGAAGTCCTCCGCGGTCAGCTCGGAGATGCTGCCGAGCTCGGTGCGGTAGGTGTCGCCGGCCCCGATGAGGGATGCGACGTGGCGGGATTCGGTGGCCATGCTGGGTCTCCTTCTCGTCTCGGAACACGGAAGGCAGCCCGCGGCCGGGGAGGCCGGAGCGCATCCGGGTCACGGTCGCGAGGCTACCGACGCGGGACGGGGCGGGGCAAGGAGTTTGCGCTGGTGGGGTGGCCCGCCTACACCGGCGCCATATCCGTGAACCGGGAGAAGTGGCCCTGGAAGGCCACCGTCACGGTGCGGGTGGGGCCGTTTCGGTGCTTGGCGACGATGAGGTCGGCCTCTCCGGCGCGGGGGTTGTCCTTCTCGTAGGCGGATTCGCGGTGGAGGAGGATGACCATGTCGGCGTCCTGCTCGATCGAGCCGGACTCGCGGAGGTCGCTCAGGGCGGGGAGCTTGTCTGCTCGCTGCTCCGGGCCACGGTTCAGCTGGGAGAGGGCGATCACGGGCACCTGGAGCTCTTTGGCGAGCAGCTTGAGGGCTCGGGAGAACTCGCTGACCTCCTGCTGGCGGCTTTCGACGCGCTTGCCGCTCGTCATCAGCTGCAGGTAGTCGATGATGACCATCTTGAGGCCGACGCGCTGCTTGAGGCGGCGGCACTTGGCCCGGATCTCGACGAGGGTCATGTTGGGGCTGTCGTCGATGTAGAGGGGGGCGTCGTTGATGCGGCCGCGAGTGGATGCGAGGGTCGTCCAGTCGCGGCTCTCCACCATTCCCTTACGCATGCTCTGCAGCGGGATGGACGCCTCGGCGGAGAGGAGACGCATCGCGATCTCGCTCCTGCCCATTTCGAGGGAGAAGAAGATGGTGGCCATGTCGTGCTTGATGGCGGCGGCCCTGGCGAAGTCGAGGGCGAGCGTCGACTTTCCGAGGGCGGGTCGGGCGGCGACGATGATCATCTGGCCGGGATGGAGGCCGTTGGTGAGTTCGTCCAGCTCGGCGAAGCCGGTCGGAACGCCCGTCATCGAGCCGTCCTTGTGCTTCGCGGCCTCGATCTCGTCGATGGCGACGGTGACGGCGTCGGAGAGGGGGACGTAGTCCTCGGTCTCCTGCGAACCGGTGACGGAGTAGATCTCGGCCTGCGCGTTGTTGACGAGGTCGAGGACTTCACCCTCGGCCTTGTAGCCCATCTGCGTGATGCGGGTGCCGGCCTCGACCAGGCGGCGCAGCAGAGCCTTCTCGGCAACGATGTTCGCGTAGTACCCGGCGTTCGCCGCCGTCGGCACCAGGCTGGTGAGCGTGTGCAGGTATTCGGCGCCGCCCGCGCGGGAAAGCTCGCCGACCTTGGTGAGTTCGTCGGTGACGGTGATGACGTCGGTCGGCTCTCCGTGGGAGTAGAGGGAGAGGATCGCGTCGTAGATGATCTCGTGCTTGGGGATGTAGAAGTCAGGGCCACGGACGACTTCGACGACGTCGGCGACCGCATCCTTGCTGAGCAGCATTCCGCCGAGGGCGCTCTGCTCGGCCAGGAGGTCGTGCGGCGGTGTCCGTTCCGAGGTGCGCGCTTCGCCCGGTTCGCGTTGGTCTGCGAGACCCAGGTGGGCGATCGACACGTTTTCTCCTCTTTCGTTCCGTCA encodes the following:
- a CDS encoding cupin domain-containing protein, whose protein sequence is MATESRHVASLIGAGDTYRTELGSISELTAEDFPILSGLSLKRIVLEPGAIREPQWNVNANQIAYVVAGTVLVSMLGDGDEFSTFVVKPGQMYHVASGAVYHIENVGEGTAEIIASLRSDRPAHFSLQNSFNAMSDAVLGNTYDLPASAFEVFGRQDAAQIVRREGAARIPDSAGLPNAHLFDIEAQNPPLSYNYGSARLGRKQFWAALDDLSMYSLNVASTGMREPHWHPVTAELGYVQSGHARMTVLDPDGSLDTYELEPGHAYFIPRAYPHHIEALGEEGIHFLIFFDQPTPGDVGYRATASAFSREVLAASFGVPERQLPQFPPTPVDPLIVSRNNPLDPVA
- a CDS encoding DUF308 domain-containing protein, producing the protein MAPAVPAPKSNRYWVVPAVRAVVALAATAVITFTRDAHTAEFGLIVFGVFAILDGLATAVLTATSGLRGNTRTLFIVQGAIGVIAGVLALTLMTSGLGLYLYLVTVWAALTGFLELYNGIRNRGRDAAARDWLITGALTAVLAVAFLLIPVDALLSIGLFGAWAVIVGVFQGIGAVSLRSASRAVAAEQNAGNGS
- a CDS encoding phage holin family protein gives rise to the protein MRFLVKLIINALALWFTTLIVSGVTVRPYAEGTLPTILTYLLIALIFGVVNAIVGTAIRVVAFPIYILTLGLISFIVNGLLLLLVAWISGLMGFGLYIAGFWWGVLGALVLALIAWLMGLILRPLTRR
- a CDS encoding Pr6Pr family membrane protein, with the translated sequence MRIGFGIVRAAMCLLTIVAIVAQFATSVNFISGKGGNIAGYVVNFFSFFTIDSNIGYVVVLGIGAVFLFTRTGDDPGWFTGLRAAVTTYMVTTGVVYNLLLRNIPLPQGQTVEWSNEVLHVVGPVYLLIDWLFAPGRAALRNSVLWWIVGFPIVWAVYTLIRAPFGADPVTGKQPWYPYPFLNPHTSPNGYLSVSFYVLLIAAVILCVGFGVVWVSRRWARDAPTRGGVARPS
- a CDS encoding pyridoxal phosphate-dependent aminotransferase translates to MSTEHTRGVRLRPEIVAVPAYKQGRPAPADGFKLSSNENPFPPLPSVVDAVTRVLSDLNRYPNAGGGDLRQRLADRHGVDVEQVHLGNGSVSLLSQFISAAAGVGDEVVYSWRSFEAYPGLVTVAGATSVQVPNRADGSHDLDALAAAITDRTRAVIVCTPNNPTGTIVTAADFERFMAAVPSDLLVLLDEAYYEFVTDDDAVDGIPLLGRYPNLVVLRTFSKAYGLAALRIGYAVGPAHVLDAARSAAIPLSVTDAARIAALASIEAEDELMERVARIAMRRDQLRDALIAQGWAVPEAQGNFVWLATGDQTAEANDAFFDAGLTVRAFVPEGIRISVGEQESVDKLLEVAADIVRNLPNGHPAKRLG
- a CDS encoding alpha-ketoacid dehydrogenase subunit beta, whose amino-acid sequence is MVKALNAGLRKALADDDRVLILGEDVGPLGGVFRVTEGLQKEFGPQRVIDTPLAEAGIVGTAIGLAMRGYRPVLEIQFNGFIFPGFDQITTQLAKLTNRHDGKISMPIVIRVPHGGHIGAVEHHQEAPEAYFAHTAGLRIVAPSTPHDAYWMIQEAIQSNDPVLFFEPMSRYWPKGEVDLAENETPLHASRVVRTGTDATVVAWAGMVSVALRAAELAAEEGRSIEVIDVRSLSPIDYTPIVESVRKTGRLVVAQEAPGNVSVGSEIAATVTEKAFYSLESPVLRVAGFDTPFPPAKLEDIYLPDADRILEAVDRALAY
- the pdhA gene encoding pyruvate dehydrogenase (acetyl-transferring) E1 component subunit alpha — its product is MVATNDTPRPANTVQLLTADGRFQPSELAAEYLPYLERLDEDDYRRLYRDMVKVRAFDHEAANLQRQGQLGLWVPSMGQEGAQVGSAHAARPQDHLFPSYREHVVGMIRGIDPVGIMGLLRGTTHGGWDPTDPAVQNFHLYTLVIGSHTLHATGYAMGIKFDGKVGTGNPETDEAAIVYFGDGATSQGDVSEAFVFAASYQTPQVFFLQNNQWAISVPVTTQSRSPLYLRSSGFGIPGVQIDGNDVLASYAVTAKHLDDARNGEGPSMIEALTYRMGAHTSSDDPSKYRTDEETAYWGERDPIVRFRTFLEQQGVGQAFFDSADEEGADLAADVRRRTLELEVPPIASMFDNVYSEPHPLMDEQKQWLTDYEASFGGDA
- a CDS encoding MFS transporter, which translates into the protein MSKTAAAPSIVSAWAPMAIPAFRVLWFAQLGSNIGTWMQTVGAQWFLVDAAAGATVIALVQTASLAPAMLFSLPAGVLADSLDRRKLLIWGMVASVVIAAALTVVALLNDLTPLSLLAFTFLLGVTSTLTSPAWQAIQPELVPREQIGASSALGGVTVNGARAVGPALAGAILSLTGAPVVFGINALSFIAAAAALVWWKRPPQDGLDDRERFGPALRAGVRYVASAHLVRRILLRSALFAAPASALWALLPVTAKRLELDSSGYGLLLGALGVGAVLGIFALPVVRKRFSDNVVVAVSAVLFAVGTVAAAYLPYIPTLLLLVLAGLAWIGTLTVLNAALQLTLPQWVRSRGAAVYILVFMGTMAIGSFLWGLIAQLFGTTNALALAALLLLLVAASVRLLPLLPGTGEIDRTISLTWATPMLVFEPDPTDGPVLIEVTYPVRAGETSEFRAAMEHVEDSRRRTGASRWRLYRSGEDENRMLEAFVVPSWGEFRRQQSQRLTGRDRELLADALRYCDGPATERHYFAA
- the purB gene encoding adenylosuccinate lyase; translated protein: MTALPPQPLSPLDGRYRSAVLGLGDHLSEAGLNRARVQVEVEWLIYLTSHRMFGSTPLTEEQVRSLRALVDDFGQPEIDRLAELEATTKHDVKAVEYLVRERLHALGLDSIAELTHFAATSEDINNLSYALTVSAAVNEVWLPKLRAVIGELRAQAFEYRDDAMLARTHGQPATPTTMGKELAVFVYRLERIAKQIDHNEYLGKFSGATGTFAAHLVADADADWPRISEEFVTSLGLDWNPLTTQIESHDWQAELYAKISHANRVLHNLATDIWTYISLGYFRQTPEPGATGSSTMPHKVNPIRFENAEANLELSSAVLDSLAATLVTSRLQRDLTDSTTQRNIGVGLGHSLLALDNIQRGLGQIALDRDLLAADLDANWEVLAEAIQTVIRAEVTAGRSQITDPYAMLKELTRGKRVDHQGLTDFVNTLDIGQAAKNRLLALTPHTYTGLASALVDRL